A window of Halobacillus naozhouensis genomic DNA:
ACGGAGCAATGAACCCGCCATTCCAAATGCCTGCGCTCCAAGGACTAGGGCTTTAGCACCGTCCAATCCATTCCGAACTCCACCAGAAGCAATTACATGAAGCTCCTTAGAAGTATTCTCAGCTTCAATTAACGAAATCGGAGTGGGGATTCCCCAATTCTCGAACGCCGTCAAAGGTTTCTCACGACGAAGATTTTCAACACGGGAGAAGTTTGTACCCCCTCGCCCGCCAACATCTATATACGTAACACCCAAGGAGCTAAGGTGCTCAACTGTTTCCTTGCTCATTCCGTAGCCGACTTCTTTTATGATTACAGGGATAGGGAGTGAACGGACAATATTTTCGATATTTTTGGAACGGCTAGTAAAATCGCGATCGCCCTCCGGCATAATTAATTCTTGTAATGTATTTACGTGAATTTGTAATGCGTTGGCGCCAACCATATCAACTGCATCTAAAGCTTGCTCTACGGTCGACTCACTGCCCACATTTGCTAATATGACCCCGTGAGGATTTTCTTTACGTACGATTTCAAAACTTGGCCGTTCTATTTTATCTTTAATCGCAGCCATTTGAGAACCAACAGCCATGCTGATTCCTGTTTGAGCTGAAACCCGCGCCAGGCTTTGATTGATCTCTATCGTTTTCTTTCCGCCTCCACCCGTCATCGCGTTAATAAAAAGAGGGGAACTTAATTTAAGTTCCCCTACTTTCGTACTTAAATCGAGATGCTCCCAATCCAAATCGGTCAGGCTTTGATGAATTAAATCGATGTCATCAAAATGATTATGTGCATCTCTTTTATGACTGAGTGCATGACGGATATGGTCAAGTTTTCTTTCTGATCTTGACATACCGATCACCATCCACTACTTTTTATATT
This region includes:
- the fni gene encoding type 2 isopentenyl-diphosphate Delta-isomerase, whose amino-acid sequence is MSRSERKLDHIRHALSHKRDAHNHFDDIDLIHQSLTDLDWEHLDLSTKVGELKLSSPLFINAMTGGGGKKTIEINQSLARVSAQTGISMAVGSQMAAIKDKIERPSFEIVRKENPHGVILANVGSESTVEQALDAVDMVGANALQIHVNTLQELIMPEGDRDFTSRSKNIENIVRSLPIPVIIKEVGYGMSKETVEHLSSLGVTYIDVGGRGGTNFSRVENLRREKPLTAFENWGIPTPISLIEAENTSKELHVIASGGVRNGLDGAKALVLGAQAFGMAGSLLRTLVEQGEEAVVSNIHFITRELKMAMMLLGTSKLSDLRGKSYVTTGKTNDWVEQRSLRTKC